One bacterium genomic region harbors:
- a CDS encoding DNA polymerase, with translation MAKRLPCPTTIDFETRPIGRRPEYPPVPVGVAIKPWKRKARYLAWGHPEGNNCTLEQAKKELRKVWEKSKCLLFHNAKFDVDVAETHMGCPRRPWHAIHDTLFLLFLHDPDAKALGLKEAAEALLSMPPEERDAVSDWLVERQPVEGRRLTTKAARAWICLAPGELVGRYAIGDVERTELLYRALLPEIERRGMSDAYDRERRLLPILLDAERRGMRVDAKRLAQEIHRGNETLGRVEGWLRRKLGDVNLDANAAVGEALVARGYADAAAMGVTKTGKLATHKDAIARGLGVTPLAGVLRYRNALCTCLRTFMEPWLEMAYASPTGDRIYTEWSQVRRPNEREAGLSGARTGRLSSSPNFQNLPKPFGELFHSAEGDGLPRCPIKGLPPLPEVRSFVVPDEGRTLIDRDYSQQELRILAHFEGGALQTAYEENPWLDVHEHARRMINRMLATDYKRGLIKTVGFGLIYGMGVASMAEKAKTSLADAAAAKRAYLAGFSGLKDMQDEMRRRAAAGEPIRTWGGREYYCEPPRLERGEVRTFDYKLVNRLVQGSAADATKEATIRAVEALEALGARFILTVHDELMFDCPDDRVGEAMEVLSGAMASLDFDVKMLSEGKLSKESWAAMKPYDKAGERVVA, from the coding sequence ATGGCGAAGAGACTGCCCTGCCCGACGACGATCGACTTCGAGACGAGGCCGATCGGCCGGCGGCCGGAGTATCCGCCGGTCCCGGTGGGCGTGGCGATCAAGCCTTGGAAGCGCAAGGCGCGCTACCTGGCTTGGGGACACCCCGAGGGGAATAACTGCACGCTCGAGCAGGCGAAGAAGGAGCTCCGCAAGGTTTGGGAGAAGTCGAAGTGCCTGCTGTTCCACAATGCCAAGTTCGACGTGGACGTCGCGGAGACGCACATGGGCTGCCCTCGGCGCCCGTGGCACGCAATCCACGACACGCTGTTCCTGTTGTTCCTCCACGATCCCGACGCGAAGGCGCTGGGGCTCAAGGAGGCGGCGGAGGCGCTGCTCTCCATGCCGCCGGAGGAGCGCGACGCCGTGTCCGACTGGCTGGTCGAGCGCCAGCCGGTCGAGGGGCGCCGTCTCACGACGAAGGCGGCGCGGGCGTGGATCTGCCTCGCCCCCGGCGAGCTCGTCGGCCGCTACGCGATCGGCGACGTCGAGCGGACGGAGCTGCTCTACCGCGCGCTGCTGCCGGAGATCGAGCGCCGCGGAATGTCCGACGCCTACGACCGCGAGCGGCGGCTCCTGCCGATCCTGCTCGACGCCGAGCGCCGCGGTATGCGCGTGGACGCGAAGCGGCTGGCCCAGGAGATCCACCGCGGAAACGAGACGCTGGGCCGGGTCGAGGGCTGGCTGCGGCGGAAGCTCGGCGACGTCAACCTCGACGCGAACGCGGCGGTCGGGGAGGCTCTCGTCGCCCGCGGCTACGCCGACGCGGCCGCGATGGGCGTGACCAAGACGGGGAAGCTGGCGACGCACAAGGACGCGATCGCCCGCGGCCTCGGCGTCACGCCGCTCGCCGGCGTGCTCCGCTACCGGAACGCGCTCTGCACCTGCCTCCGCACGTTCATGGAGCCGTGGCTCGAGATGGCCTACGCGAGCCCCACGGGGGACCGGATCTACACCGAATGGTCCCAGGTCCGCCGGCCGAACGAGCGCGAGGCGGGGCTGTCCGGGGCGCGCACGGGGCGGCTGTCCTCGAGCCCGAACTTCCAGAACCTCCCGAAGCCCTTCGGCGAGCTGTTCCACTCCGCCGAGGGCGACGGGCTGCCACGCTGCCCGATCAAGGGCCTCCCGCCGCTGCCCGAGGTCCGATCCTTCGTCGTCCCCGACGAGGGCCGCACGCTGATCGACCGCGACTACTCCCAGCAGGAGCTTCGCATCCTCGCCCACTTCGAGGGCGGCGCCCTCCAGACCGCCTACGAAGAGAATCCCTGGCTGGACGTCCACGAGCACGCCCGCCGCATGATTAACCGGATGCTGGCGACGGACTACAAGCGCGGCCTTATCAAGACCGTGGGCTTCGGGCTGATCTACGGCATGGGCGTGGCCTCGATGGCGGAGAAGGCGAAGACGTCGCTGGCCGACGCGGCCGCGGCGAAGCGCGCCTACCTCGCCGGCTTCTCCGGGCTCAAGGATATGCAGGACGAGATGCGCCGCCGGGCCGCGGCGGGCGAGCCGATCCGCACCTGGGGCGGCCGGGAGTATTACTGCGAGCCGCCGCGGCTCGAGCGCGGCGAGGTCCGCACGTTCGACTACAAGCTCGTGAACCGGCTGGTCCAGGGCAGCGCGGCCGACGCGACGAAGGAGGCCACGATCCGCGCGGTCGAGGCGCTCGAGGCGCTCGGCGCGCGATTCATCCTCACGGTCCACGACGAGCTGATGTTCGACTGCCCGGACGACCGGGTTGGCGAAGCGATGGAAGTCTTGTCCGGGGCGATGGCCTCGCTCGACTTCGACGTGAAAATGCTGTCGGAAGGCAAGCTCTCCAAGGAGAGCTGGGCCGCCATGAAGCCCTACGACAAGGCGGGCGAGAGGGTCGTCGCATGA
- a CDS encoding PD-(D/E)XK nuclease family protein — protein sequence MRKPKGWAEAVGAPAKAEVALSTWSISRLHDWERCPRYAMYRHGLKLPEPKGPALERGIAVHALAEAYLKAEEPPRRVPAELSKFAPQFRALRKKEAQSEVRFAVTEKWEPRGFFDRDVWLRCVADALVIDGDKARIVDFKTGKKRDGYDDQLELYAVSVFLHFPAVESVQGELWFLDTGEMVKVRVNRDRLEEFLALWTVRPLPMLEDRIFPSRPGWYCRYCHYRRDNAGPCEH from the coding sequence ATGAGGAAGCCGAAAGGATGGGCGGAGGCCGTGGGCGCGCCGGCGAAGGCCGAGGTCGCGCTCTCCACGTGGAGCATCTCGCGCCTCCACGATTGGGAACGCTGCCCGCGCTACGCGATGTACCGCCACGGGCTCAAGCTGCCCGAGCCGAAGGGGCCGGCGCTCGAGCGAGGGATCGCCGTCCATGCGCTCGCCGAGGCGTACTTGAAGGCGGAGGAGCCGCCGCGCCGCGTGCCGGCCGAGCTGTCCAAGTTCGCCCCGCAGTTCCGCGCGCTGAGGAAGAAGGAGGCGCAGTCCGAGGTCCGCTTCGCCGTGACGGAGAAGTGGGAGCCTCGCGGCTTCTTCGACCGCGACGTCTGGCTGCGGTGCGTCGCCGACGCGCTGGTGATCGACGGCGACAAGGCGCGGATCGTGGACTTCAAGACCGGCAAGAAGCGCGACGGCTACGACGACCAGCTCGAGCTCTACGCCGTGTCCGTCTTCCTCCACTTCCCCGCGGTCGAGTCCGTCCAGGGCGAACTCTGGTTCCTCGACACGGGGGAGATGGTGAAGGTCCGCGTCAACCGCGACCGCCTCGAGGAGTTCCTCGCCTTGTGGACCGTGCGGCCGCTGCCGATGCTCGAGGACCGGATCTTCCCCTCGCGCCCCGGCTGGTACTGCCGCTACTGCCACTACCGCCGCGACAACGCCGGCCCGTGCGAACACTGA
- a CDS encoding DEAD/DEAH box helicase, with the protein MTCTSRTTPEKSALSCGRPWKPHKYQVRAMRWLVQHAAAALFLDPGLGKTSIALGAFKVLKEKGVARRALVVAPLRVCHNVWPAELEKWADFHGLSLSVLHGPRKEERRDDGADVHVVNPEGLPWLLGARDAAAGGGWGSKRSLAGLGYDTLVIDELSKFKHATTQRFKLLKPYLPMFARRWGLTGSPAANGLLDLFGQAYVLDLGNALGRYVTHYRTEFFQPLDPNGWEWGLQPGAEERIYDRLRPLALRMSAEEYLELPELTTTDVVVELPEKAKKVYRQLETLLVAEIDKNVVSVADSSAASNACRQAAAGALYLDETGDARPELVKAAGGRGFVELHPAKLDALEDLVDELQGQPLLVAYEYKHDLARLLARWPGTPYIGGGTSEKKAAFAVKAWNAGGLPLLFGHPAAMGHGLNLQGGCRVCWFSPTWNFELYDQMIRRVWRQGQTEKCRVYRIVAKDTVDEDVLAALGRKDRGQQAFFDALRARRGKEGR; encoded by the coding sequence ATGACGTGTACGTCTCGAACGACGCCGGAGAAGTCGGCGCTCTCCTGCGGGCGGCCTTGGAAGCCGCACAAGTACCAGGTCCGCGCGATGCGCTGGCTGGTCCAGCACGCCGCCGCGGCGCTGTTCCTCGACCCCGGCCTCGGCAAGACGTCGATCGCTCTCGGGGCGTTCAAGGTGCTCAAGGAGAAGGGCGTCGCCCGTAGGGCGCTGGTCGTCGCTCCGCTCCGCGTCTGCCACAACGTCTGGCCGGCGGAGCTCGAGAAGTGGGCCGACTTCCACGGCCTGTCTCTGAGCGTGCTCCACGGGCCGCGGAAGGAGGAGCGGAGGGACGACGGCGCCGACGTCCACGTCGTCAACCCGGAGGGCCTTCCCTGGCTGCTCGGGGCGCGCGACGCGGCGGCCGGCGGCGGCTGGGGATCGAAGCGTTCGCTGGCCGGCCTCGGCTACGACACGCTGGTCATCGACGAGCTGTCGAAGTTCAAGCACGCGACGACCCAAAGGTTCAAGCTCCTAAAGCCCTACCTGCCGATGTTCGCCCGCCGCTGGGGCCTCACCGGCTCGCCGGCGGCGAACGGGCTGCTCGACCTCTTCGGCCAAGCCTACGTCCTCGACCTCGGGAACGCGCTCGGCCGCTACGTCACCCACTACCGGACGGAGTTCTTCCAGCCGCTCGACCCGAACGGCTGGGAGTGGGGCCTCCAGCCGGGCGCCGAGGAGCGGATCTACGACCGCCTCCGCCCGCTGGCGCTCCGCATGAGCGCCGAGGAGTACCTCGAGCTGCCGGAGCTGACGACGACGGACGTCGTGGTCGAGCTGCCGGAGAAGGCGAAGAAGGTCTACCGCCAGCTCGAGACGCTGCTCGTGGCGGAGATCGACAAGAACGTCGTCTCCGTCGCGGACTCCTCCGCCGCGTCGAACGCCTGCCGCCAGGCCGCGGCCGGCGCGCTGTACCTCGACGAGACGGGCGACGCGCGGCCGGAGCTGGTCAAGGCCGCCGGCGGCCGGGGCTTCGTCGAGCTCCATCCGGCCAAGCTCGACGCGCTCGAGGATCTGGTTGACGAATTGCAGGGCCAGCCGCTCCTCGTGGCCTACGAATACAAGCACGACCTCGCGCGGCTGCTCGCGCGCTGGCCGGGAACGCCCTACATCGGCGGCGGGACGAGCGAGAAAAAGGCCGCCTTCGCCGTCAAGGCGTGGAACGCCGGCGGGCTGCCGCTGCTGTTCGGCCATCCGGCGGCGATGGGCCACGGGCTGAACCTCCAGGGCGGCTGCCGCGTCTGCTGGTTCTCGCCCACCTGGAACTTCGAACTCTACGACCAGATGATCCGCCGCGTCTGGCGCCAGGGCCAGACGGAGAAGTGCCGCGTCTACCGG